The following nucleotide sequence is from Solidesulfovibrio carbinolicus.
CGGCCGCGTCCGTCGGCATGGCGCGCGGGGAGCCTGCGGCGGGCGCGGGACGGCCTGTGTCTGGCCGTCCCGCTGTCGTGGGTCCTACAGCAGGGTGTCCACCGGGGTGTATTCCAGGCCAAAGGCGTCGGAGACGCCCTTGTAGGTGACCTTGCCGTGGACGACGTTGGCTCCGGCCTTGATTTCAGCGGAGTCCAGCATGGCCTGTTTCCAGCCCTTGCCGGCGATCTGCAGGGCGTAGGGCAAGGTGGCGTTGGTCAGGGCCATGGTGGAGGTCTTGGCCACCGCGCCGGGCATGTTGGCCACGCAGTAGTGGATCACGCCGTCCACGGTGTAGATGGGGTCGCCGTGGGTGGTGGGGCGGGAGGTTTCAAAGCAGCCGCCCTGGTCGATGGCCACGTCCACGAGGACCGCGCCCTTTTTCATGGTGGCGAGCATTTCCCGGGTGATGAGCTTGGGGGCCTTGGCGCCGGGGATGAGCACCGCGCCCACGACCACGTCGGCCCGGGTGAGCAGGTCGCGCAACAGGGCCGGGCTGGACATGAGCGGGAAGCAGTTTTTGGGCATGATGTCGCTTAAGTAACGCAGCCGGTCCAGGTTGAGGTCGAGGATGTAGACCTTGGCGCCCAGGCCGCAGGCCATCTTGGCCGCGTTGGCGCCGACTTCGCCGCCGCCGATGACCACCACCGTGGCCGGATCGACGCCGGTGACGCCGCCGAGCAGCACGCCAAGGCCCCCGTGTTCCATTTCGAGGTACTTCGCGCCCTGCTGGATGGCCATGCGGCCGGCCACTTCGCTCATGGGGGTGAGCAGGGGCAGGGAGCCGTCGGCCTTCTGGATGGTTTCGTAGGCGATGCCGACGCACTTGCTCTTGATCAGCGCATGGGTCTGGCGCTCGTCGGCGGCCAGGTGCAGGTAGGTGAAGACGATCTGGCCTTCGCGGATAAGGTCGTACTCGGCCGGCAGTGGTTCCTTGACGTGCATGACCATGTCGGCGCGCTCAAAGATCTCTTTGGGGGTGGCCACCATCTCCGCGCCGGCGGCGATGTAGGCGTCGTCGTCAAACCCGCTACCCGCGCCGGCGTTTTTCTCGACCAGCATGGTATGACCATTTTGGCGCATCACTTCCACGCCGGCCGGGGTCATGCACACGCGATTCTCTTCGGACTTGATCTCTTTGAGGATGCCAACGATCATTTCAAACTCCGGTTTACGGGTTGCCGTCGGGGAATTTCTCTTGCCGTCCCCCTCGGTTAGCAAGTCCCTTGCCAGGGTTCACCGGGAAGCCGAAAATAACGCCGTCTGGCGGCGGCTGTTTTGCGAAATATGCAAAAAATGTAAAATAGCGGCACATTAGAAAACGGTGAGGCGGCACCTGCCCTGCCCTATTGGGGCGCGCCGGACGGCAAACCGGCCGGCCAAACCGAGGCCGGCGGGATTGGACGGCGCACTTTGGAACGAAAAGCTTCCAAAAAACCAATTCAAAGCGTTAAGCACTCGAAATTGTGCAGATAAATAAATGGCATGAAAACGGACCACTGGTCCGTTTTCATGCCAGACGATGTTTTTTGACCTTGGCCAGCAAGGCCGTATGGGACAGGCCGAGTTCCCGGGCGGCCTGGCGCAGGCTCTTGCGCCCTTTGAGCGCGTTTTCGAGCAGGTCGCGCTCGTAGCGCTCCATGGCCGCCCGCAGGGACAGCCGGCCGCCGTCGCCGGCCGCCACGCTCCCGCCGGCCAGGGGATCGCGCCCAAGCTCGTGGACCAGCAGCACATGGCGCTCGCCGATGACGGGCTGGTCGCACAGGATGGCGGCGCGTTCGACCACGTTTTTAAGTTCCCGCACGTTGCCGGGCCAGCCATGGCGCATGAGCTTGTCCCGGGCGGCCGGGTCGAAGCCCGTGAGCTCCTTGCCCAGCCGGGCCGAGAGCTGGAACAGGAAATGGTCGGCCAGGGCGCCAATGTCCTCGGGACGCTCGCGCAGGGGCGGGATGTGCAGGGGCAGGACGTTTATGCGGTAGTAGAGATCCTCGCGGAAAAGCCCCTTTTCCACGAACTGTTCCAGATTGCGGTTGGTGGCCGTGATGATGCGGGCGTTGGCCTGGGTTTCCCGGCTGTCGCCCAGGCGGCGCAGGCGGCCGTTCTGGATCAGGCGCAGGATCTTGGCCTGGGCGGCCAGGGGCATTTCGGCGATTTCGTCGAAAAACACGGTGCCGTCCTTGGCCAGCTCAAAAAGCCCGGGCTTGCCCTCGCGCCTGGCCCCGGAAAACGCGCCGCCCACGTAGCCGAAGAGTTCGCTTTCCATGAGCGTCTCGGGCACGGCCGCGCAGTTGATGGCCACGAACTGGCCGGGCAGCCCGCTGGCGGCGTGCATGGCCTGGGCCAGCATGTCCTTGCCGGTGCCGGATTCGCCCCGGATGGTCACGATGGCCTCGGAGGAGGCGATTTTTTCGGCCATGGCCACCACCTGCCGCATGGCCGCGCTGGCCCCGATGATGTCGCTAAAGCCCACGTCGGCCGGCTCGTAAATCGACTTGGCCAGATCGCGGATCTCCTGGGCGTCCTTGGCGATCTCCACGGCCCCGGTCACGCCGCCCTCGGCGTCGAGAATGGGCCGGCCGGTGGCGAAGTATTGCAGGCGCTTGCGCCCAACCGTCACGTTCTTGCGGACGTTGTTGTAGCGCCGGCCTTCCAGGCAGCCCAGGATGGCGTGGTCGGGCAGGGGCAGCTCCCGCACGTGGCGGCCGACCAGCTCGGCCCGGCCGCATTTGAAGTTCTCGCGGGCCACGTTGTTTATCAGCGTCACGCAGCCGCTGGCGTCGATGGCGACCACGGACTCGTCCACGTTGTCCAGGACCGTGCGCAGCAGGTTGGCCTGCTTTTCGTGGGGCATGGCCTCGATGCAGCTGATGCGCAGCAGCCCCGGGCA
It contains:
- the ald gene encoding alanine dehydrogenase; protein product: MIVGILKEIKSEENRVCMTPAGVEVMRQNGHTMLVEKNAGAGSGFDDDAYIAAGAEMVATPKEIFERADMVMHVKEPLPAEYDLIREGQIVFTYLHLAADERQTHALIKSKCVGIAYETIQKADGSLPLLTPMSEVAGRMAIQQGAKYLEMEHGGLGVLLGGVTGVDPATVVVIGGGEVGANAAKMACGLGAKVYILDLNLDRLRYLSDIMPKNCFPLMSSPALLRDLLTRADVVVGAVLIPGAKAPKLITREMLATMKKGAVLVDVAIDQGGCFETSRPTTHGDPIYTVDGVIHYCVANMPGAVAKTSTMALTNATLPYALQIAGKGWKQAMLDSAEIKAGANVVHGKVTYKGVSDAFGLEYTPVDTLL
- a CDS encoding sigma 54-interacting transcriptional regulator, encoding MSKLHLKFTDRVGIVADISALLASRGHNILSMEVAQEHGCAHIFLEIDHERGDCPRKDLMSMLAACPGLLRISCIEAMPHEKQANLLRTVLDNVDESVVAIDASGCVTLINNVARENFKCGRAELVGRHVRELPLPDHAILGCLEGRRYNNVRKNVTVGRKRLQYFATGRPILDAEGGVTGAVEIAKDAQEIRDLAKSIYEPADVGFSDIIGASAAMRQVVAMAEKIASSEAIVTIRGESGTGKDMLAQAMHAASGLPGQFVAINCAAVPETLMESELFGYVGGAFSGARREGKPGLFELAKDGTVFFDEIAEMPLAAQAKILRLIQNGRLRRLGDSRETQANARIITATNRNLEQFVEKGLFREDLYYRINVLPLHIPPLRERPEDIGALADHFLFQLSARLGKELTGFDPAARDKLMRHGWPGNVRELKNVVERAAILCDQPVIGERHVLLVHELGRDPLAGGSVAAGDGGRLSLRAAMERYERDLLENALKGRKSLRQAARELGLSHTALLAKVKKHRLA